One window of the Pieris rapae chromosome 13, ilPieRapa1.1, whole genome shotgun sequence genome contains the following:
- the LOC111004234 gene encoding probable nuclear hormone receptor HR3 isoform X7, producing MHCVGSQIEIIPCKVCGDKSSGVHYGVITCEGCKGFFRRSQSTVVNYQCPRNKACVVDRVNRNRCQYCRLQKCLKLGMSRDAVKFGRMSKKQREKVQEEVKAVQLRTQIEAAPDSVYDSQRQTPSSSDQFHGHYNSYPGYGSPLSSYGYNNTAPTLTSNMSGLHQQPQQQYDVSADYVDSTTYEPKQTAGFLETDFIGNDEQQKSTIRPTPTTTSTSTSTSTIRPVNVDSRRIQEFDRYEERIQSPVSISSGVINIKQEIKPETSIGVDNLVASYVDSTTYLHSPSNIQHSPMEIQNSVLVSQNSLNEELSPDDMTSSSGHRMMDPLNMNMSGMGMVNPNAVTRRHQGSSSSSEDLPSEGDLSKMLVKSLAEAHANTNPKLEYIHEMFRKPPDVPKLLFYNSMTYEEMWLDCADKLTAMIQNIIEFAKLIPGFMKLSQDDQILLLKSGSFELAIVRLSRLIDINREQVLYGDVVLPIRECVHARDPRDMALVSGIFDVAKSIARLKLTETELALYQSLVLLWPERHNVRGNSEIQCLFNMSMTAMRHEIETNHAPIKGDVTVLDTLLAKIPTFRELSLMHLEALCRFKAAHPHHSFPALYKELFSLDNVLDYTHQ from the exons CCCAAATTGAGATAATACCATGCAAGGTATGCGGAGACAAATCATCAGGGGTCCACTACGGTGTCATCACCTGCGAGGGCTGCAAAGGATTCTTCAGGCGCTCACAAAGTACAG TGGTGAACTACCAGTGCCCTCGTAACAAGGCGTGCGTGGTAGACCGCGTCAATCGCAACAGATGTCAATACTGTCGCCTTCAGAAATGCTTGAAGCTCGGCATGAGTCGTGATG ctgTCAAATTTGGTCGTATGTCAAAAAAGCAGCGGGAAAAAGTACAAGAGGAGGTGAAAGCGGTACAACTTCGCACTCAAATTGAAGCAGCTCCAGACTCAGTCTATGACTCACAAAGACAAACGCCCAGCTCCAGCGATCAATTCCATGGGCATTATAATAG CTATCCGGGCTACGGATCGCCTCTTTCATCATATGGTTACAACAACACAGCGCCAACGCTAACGTCAAATATGAGCGGTTTGCACCAACAACCACAGCAACAGTACGACGTGTCAGCGGACTACGTTGACTCAACGACGTATGAACCGAAACAGACGGCTGGCTTTCTTGAAACAGATTTTATTGGGAATG ACGAACAACAAAAGTCAACAATTCGTCCAACACCAACAACAACATCAACATCAACGTCCACATCAACAATCCGGCCTGTCAACGTTGACAGCCGGCGAATACAGGAGTTCGATCGATACGAGGAGCGAATACAATCACCCGTGTCCATATCCAGCGGagttattaacataaaacaagAAATTAAACCAGAAACATCAATCGGCGTTGACAATCTTGTTGCAAGTTATGTAGACTCAACGACATATCTACACAGTCCGTCAAACATACAACATAGCCCCATGGAGATACAGAATTCTGTGTTGGTCAGTCAGAATTCCTTGAACGAGGAGCTAAGCCCGGACGATATGACGTCCAGTAGTGGTCATAGAATGATGGATCCGTTGAATATGAATATGTCGGGGATGGGAATGGTCAACCCGAACGCCGTGACGCGACGACATCAGGGTTCAAGTAGTTCGAGCGAAGATTTGCCGT cGGAAGGCGATCTAAGCAAGATGTTGGTGAAGAGCTTAGCCGAAGCTCATGCAAACACAAATCCAAAACTTGAATACATCCATGAGATGTTCAGAAAGCCACCAGACGTGCCTAA ACTATTATTCTACAATTCAATGACATACGAAGAGATGTGGCTGGACTGCGCGGACAAACTGACAGCAATGATACAAAATATCATTGAATTTGCAAAACTCATTCCTGGTTTCATGAAACTCAGCCAAGATGATCAGATCCTACTTCTTAAGTCAG gATCGTTTGAGCTGGCGATTGTCCGCCTCTCGCGATTGATTGATATCAACAGGGAACAAGTATTGTATGGAGACGTCGTTCTGCCGATAAGGGAATGCGTACACGCAcg TGATCCTCGTGATATGGCGCTAGTGTCGGGTATATTTGACGTGGCAAAGTCGATCGCAAGACTGAAGCTGACCGAAACTGAGTTAGCGCTATACCAGAGTCTAGTGTTGCTGTGGCCAG AAAGACACAACGTCCGTGGCAACTCAGAGATCCAATGTCTGTTCAATATGTCAATGACGGCCATGCGCCATGAGATCGAGACAAATCACGCGCCAATCAAGGGTGACGTCACAGTTCTCGACACATTGCTGGCTAAGATACCCACCTTCAG AGAACTATCGCTGATGCACTTGGAGGCTCTATGCCGCTTCAAGGCCGCGCACCCACATCACTCGTTCCCGGCGCTTTACAAGGAACTGTTCTCACTAGACAATGTGCTCGACTACACGCACCAATAA
- the LOC111004234 gene encoding probable nuclear hormone receptor HR3 isoform X8 — protein MNNNQFHELFGSQWPPDQHGGHSSASTMLHQQGLPQGMQLKREPHEVQGMHMGMDITSGSVADSTSPPPNSEGMFGSSISGMFMDKKSANSIRAQIEIIPCKVCGDKSSGVHYGVITCEGCKGFFRRSQSTVVNYQCPRNKACVVDRVNRNRCQYCRLQKCLKLGMSRDAVKFGRMSKKQREKVQEEVKAVQLRTQIEAAPDSVYDSQRQTPSSSDQFHGHYNSYPGYGSPLSSYGYNNTAPTLTSNMSGLHQQPQQQYDVSADYVDSTTYEPKQTAGFLETDFIGNAEGDLSKMLVKSLAEAHANTNPKLEYIHEMFRKPPDVPKLLFYNSMTYEEMWLDCADKLTAMIQNIIEFAKLIPGFMKLSQDDQILLLKSGSFELAIVRLSRLIDINREQVLYGDVVLPIRECVHARDPRDMALVSGIFDVAKSIARLKLTETELALYQSLVLLWPERHNVRGNSEIQCLFNMSMTAMRHEIETNHAPIKGDVTVLDTLLAKIPTFRELSLMHLEALCRFKAAHPHHSFPALYKELFSLDNVLDYTHQ, from the exons ATGAACAATAATCAGTTCCACGAACTGTTCGGGTCTCAGTGGCCCCCGGACCAGCACGGAGGACACTCGTCGGCCTCGACGATGCTGCATCAGCAAGGGTTGCCCCAAGGGATGCAGCTGAAGCGGGAGCCGCATGAGGTCCAAGGCATGCACATGGGAATGGATATAACGTCAGGATCCGTAGCTGACAGCACCTCGCCTCCCCCCAACAGCGAGGGGATGTTTGGGTCATCGATCTCCGGAATGTTCATGGACAAGAAATCTGCCAACTCTATAAGAG CCCAAATTGAGATAATACCATGCAAGGTATGCGGAGACAAATCATCAGGGGTCCACTACGGTGTCATCACCTGCGAGGGCTGCAAAGGATTCTTCAGGCGCTCACAAAGTACAG TGGTGAACTACCAGTGCCCTCGTAACAAGGCGTGCGTGGTAGACCGCGTCAATCGCAACAGATGTCAATACTGTCGCCTTCAGAAATGCTTGAAGCTCGGCATGAGTCGTGATG ctgTCAAATTTGGTCGTATGTCAAAAAAGCAGCGGGAAAAAGTACAAGAGGAGGTGAAAGCGGTACAACTTCGCACTCAAATTGAAGCAGCTCCAGACTCAGTCTATGACTCACAAAGACAAACGCCCAGCTCCAGCGATCAATTCCATGGGCATTATAATAG CTATCCGGGCTACGGATCGCCTCTTTCATCATATGGTTACAACAACACAGCGCCAACGCTAACGTCAAATATGAGCGGTTTGCACCAACAACCACAGCAACAGTACGACGTGTCAGCGGACTACGTTGACTCAACGACGTATGAACCGAAACAGACGGCTGGCTTTCTTGAAACAGATTTTATTGGGAATG cGGAAGGCGATCTAAGCAAGATGTTGGTGAAGAGCTTAGCCGAAGCTCATGCAAACACAAATCCAAAACTTGAATACATCCATGAGATGTTCAGAAAGCCACCAGACGTGCCTAA ACTATTATTCTACAATTCAATGACATACGAAGAGATGTGGCTGGACTGCGCGGACAAACTGACAGCAATGATACAAAATATCATTGAATTTGCAAAACTCATTCCTGGTTTCATGAAACTCAGCCAAGATGATCAGATCCTACTTCTTAAGTCAG gATCGTTTGAGCTGGCGATTGTCCGCCTCTCGCGATTGATTGATATCAACAGGGAACAAGTATTGTATGGAGACGTCGTTCTGCCGATAAGGGAATGCGTACACGCAcg TGATCCTCGTGATATGGCGCTAGTGTCGGGTATATTTGACGTGGCAAAGTCGATCGCAAGACTGAAGCTGACCGAAACTGAGTTAGCGCTATACCAGAGTCTAGTGTTGCTGTGGCCAG AAAGACACAACGTCCGTGGCAACTCAGAGATCCAATGTCTGTTCAATATGTCAATGACGGCCATGCGCCATGAGATCGAGACAAATCACGCGCCAATCAAGGGTGACGTCACAGTTCTCGACACATTGCTGGCTAAGATACCCACCTTCAG AGAACTATCGCTGATGCACTTGGAGGCTCTATGCCGCTTCAAGGCCGCGCACCCACATCACTCGTTCCCGGCGCTTTACAAGGAACTGTTCTCACTAGACAATGTGCTCGACTACACGCACCAATAA